Proteins encoded within one genomic window of Ranitomeya variabilis isolate aRanVar5 chromosome 4, aRanVar5.hap1, whole genome shotgun sequence:
- the LOC143766794 gene encoding tripartite motif-containing protein 60-like has translation MASEDLREELNCSICLEVYRDPITLRCGHNFCRKCIDQLLGTQDQAGIYTCPDCRKRFTSRPSTVRNKTLHNISELFHSSQAETSTDWICCVYCDLPVQAVKTCLQCETSMCERHLRNHNRSVQHILLDPTASLENRKCPIHKKILDYYCTEDSAFICSSCGLRGEHQDHQVEPLDELVKKKQEELRNVLDKVNSKTEQTEEIIQNLYKDVPKIQQRAEHVTKGIDEMIEEMKRQLENLKEFLIRDVVTKKDNSLLSCSDLIRELEKEKEELLVSKLHLEELCNMADPFKLLQEEKQSGFPDGVVRSCVPSYSSGDMDLSLISQTLHTTLANIISGMNVWFYTQEPADICLDITTAANNVHISADLRCAPYTAKTQNFQETAQRFQICQVLSTISLASGRHYWDVDTSNLGNWRVEVCYPSMARHGDESNIGYNSKSWTLRRCNNEFLVRHNADCFMLPHVTVCNSLRVFLDYEAGQLSFYDRGDPIRHLHTISATFTEPLHAAFMVCGSWLKIRESGDKTERI, from the coding sequence ATGGCATCGGAGGATCTGCGAGAAGAGCTGAACTGCTCCATTTGTCTGGAGGTTTACAGAGATCCCATCaccctgagatgtggacacaacttctgccggaaGTGCATTGATCAATTGCTGGGTACTCAGGACCAGGCTGGAATTTATACCTGTCCTGACTGCAGAAAAAGGTTCACCTCGAGGCCTTCAACCGTGAGGAACAAGACTCTGCACAACATATCCGAGCTTTTCCACTCTTCACAGGCAGAAACAAGCACAGACTGGATCTGCTGCGTTTACTGTGACCTACCCGTTCAAGCTGTGAAAACGTGTCTGCAATGTGAAACCTCCATGTGTGAGAGACATCTGAGGAACCACAACAGGTCAGTGCAACATATATTACTTGACCCCACCGCTTCCCTAGAGAATCGAAAGTGTCCCATTCATAAAAAGATCCTGGATTATTACTGCACAGAGGACTCGGCCTTCATATGTTCCTCCTGTGGgttgagaggagaacaccaagaccaCCAGGTAGAGCCACTGGATGAATTGGTCAAGAAGAAACAAGAGGAACTGAGAAATGTTCTGGACAAAGTCAACTCAAAGACTGAACAGACTGAAGAAATAATCCAAAATCTGTACAAGGATGTGCCAAAAATCCAACAACGAGCAGAACATGTAACAAAGGGAATCGATGAGATGATTGAAGAGATGAAGAGACAACTCGAAAACCTGAAGGAATTTCTCATCCGTGATGTGGTGACCAAGAAAGACAACAGTTTACTTTCTTGCTCTGATCTGATCAGGGAGCTGGAGAAAGAGAAGGAAGAGCTGCTTGTGAGTAAACTTCACCTCGAGGAGCTGTGTAACATGGCTGATCCGTTTAAACTCCTACAAGAAGAGAAGCAGTCAGGCTTTCCGGATGGAGTCGTAAGAAGTTGTGTACCATCGTACAGTTCTGGGGACATGGATTTGAGTCTTATCTCACAAACCTTACACACAACATTAGCAAATATAATATCAGGAATGAACGTGTGGTTCTACACGCAGGAGCCCGCAGACATATGTCTGGATATAACCACAGCCGCCAACAATGTCCACATATCTGCTGACCTGAGATGTGCCCCCTACACCGCAAAAACACAGAACTTCCAAGAAACGGCACAAAGATTTCAGATATGTCAGGTCTTGAGCACCATAAGTTTAGCTTCAGGAagacattactgggatgtggacACCAGCAACTTAGGAAACTGGAGAGTAGAGGTGTGTTACCCCAGTATGGCCAGACATGGGGACGAGTCTAACATTGGATATAACAGCAAATCTTGGACTCTCCGACGCTGTAATAATGAGTTTTTGGTTAGGCATAATGCAGATTGCTTCATGTTGCCCCACGTTACTGTGTGTAATAGTCTCAGAGTCTTTCTAGATTATGAGGCAGGGCAATTGTCCTTCTATGATCGAGGAGATCCCATCAGACACTTGCACACCATCTCTGCCACCTTCACTGAGCCCCTCCATGCTGCATTTATGGTATGTGGGAGTTGGTTAAAAATCAGAGAGTCGGGAGACAAAACAGAGAGAATATAA